A portion of the Sabethes cyaneus chromosome 3, idSabCyanKW18_F2, whole genome shotgun sequence genome contains these proteins:
- the LOC128739248 gene encoding fibrinogen C domain-containing protein 1-like translates to MFVKLALLSVLVTLAVTVKNTIAQSNEFNSKVLFPDSFLTIPDLSAIKSNMQELNSKIEGLEKTVQRIETRVTILPSPSLYEARNLPQTCAEISDLESGLYRIQPQAGFSDAFEVYCEQQYERGGWTVIQNRYDGSVNFFRGWKEYEDGFGDLRGEFWLGLRKIHELTYVKRHELHVVLEDFNGTIVTAQYDRFIVEGSEMKYNLNSLGNYTGTAGDSLALHLGNMFTTIDKDNDWWKNGNCAQYNRGCWWYNNCGNSNLNGLYREGTGQNILHVMFWYGFPGSTNGLKRSRMMIRPFKNI, encoded by the exons atgtttgtgaaattgGCGCTACTTTCTGTTCTAGTTACTCTCGCAGTTACAGTCAAAAATACCATTGCACAAAGCAATGAATTTAATTCGAAGGTATTGTTTCCTGATTCCTTCCTGACCATTCCTGATTTGAGCGCAATCAAGTCAAA TATGCAAGAGCTCAATTCCAAGATCGAGGGTTTAGAGAAAACTGTACAACGAATTGAAACTCGAGTTACAATTTTACCATCGCCGTCCCTTTACGAGGCAAGAAATTTACCACAAACGTGTGCGGAAATATCGGATCTCGAATCGGGACTGTATCGCATTCAGCCACAGGCTGGATTTTCCGATGCCTTCGAAGTTTATTGCGAGCAGCAATACGAGCGTGGCGGTTGGACGGTCATCCAAAATCGATATGATGGTTCGGTTAATTTTTTTAGAGGTTGGAAGGAATACGAAGATGGCTTCGGGGATCTCCGTGGAGAGTTTTGGCTGGGATTGAGGAAAATACATGAACTGACGTACGTTAAACGGCACGAGCTGCATGTTGTACTGGAGGACTTTAATGGGACAATTGTGACGGCGCAGTACGACCGGTTTATAGTAGAGGGGTCAGAGATGAAGTATAATTTGAACAGTTTGGGAAACTACACTGGAACTGCAGGAGATTCACTTGCCCTGCATTTGGGAAACATGTTTACGACTATTGATAAAGACAATGATTGGTGGAAAAACGGTAATTGTGCACAATATAATAGAGGATGTTGGTGGTATAATAACTGCGGCAATAG TAATCTGAACGGGCTGTATCGGGAAGGAACAGGGCAAAACATTCTCCATGTTATGTTTTGGTATGGCTTTCCTGGATCTACCAACGGATTAAAACGATCGCGAATGATGATTAGACCTTTTAAGAACATTTAA